From the genome of Scytonema hofmannii PCC 7110, one region includes:
- a CDS encoding FTR1 family iron permease, which yields MNFSAAIPTFVITLREGVEAALVVGIVLALLKKAKQSRFNIWVYAGIGVGIAVSALIGVLFTWIIQAVSALNPQYSSVVEPLLEGVFSILAIVMLSWMLLWMTKQAKVMKAQVEGAVTGALKQNSNTGWGVFTLIFIAVVREGFETVLFVAANFQQGLVPAIGALAGISVAVAIGVLLFKWGIKINIRQFFQVMGILLVLIVAGLVVTALDKFDQAIATLSLSNRASESLCFYYERFTRIHSCILGPMVWNTSNILPDEQFPGMILNALFGYTQHLYFIQALGYTVFLLTVGGLYFHTLRGTDKGSNKSRPTVTSDQ from the coding sequence ATGAATTTTAGTGCTGCCATACCTACTTTTGTCATTACACTCCGAGAAGGAGTAGAAGCTGCTCTTGTTGTCGGTATTGTACTAGCTTTGCTCAAAAAAGCTAAACAATCCCGTTTCAACATTTGGGTATATGCTGGAATTGGTGTTGGGATTGCAGTTAGTGCGTTAATAGGTGTTCTGTTCACTTGGATTATCCAAGCCGTTAGCGCCCTGAATCCCCAATACTCATCTGTAGTGGAGCCACTTCTAGAAGGAGTTTTCAGCATCCTAGCAATTGTCATGCTCAGTTGGATGCTTCTTTGGATGACGAAACAAGCCAAAGTCATGAAAGCTCAGGTTGAAGGAGCAGTCACAGGTGCTTTAAAACAAAACTCAAACACCGGTTGGGGCGTTTTTACTCTGATATTTATTGCTGTTGTGCGCGAAGGTTTTGAAACTGTTCTGTTCGTTGCTGCTAATTTTCAGCAAGGACTAGTGCCTGCTATTGGTGCTCTTGCTGGGATCTCAGTTGCAGTTGCAATAGGTGTGCTTTTATTTAAATGGGGGATCAAAATCAACATCCGGCAGTTTTTTCAAGTCATGGGTATTTTATTGGTGTTGATTGTTGCCGGATTAGTTGTAACAGCCTTAGACAAATTCGACCAAGCTATTGCTACCCTTTCCCTCAGCAATCGTGCGTCAGAAAGCTTGTGTTTTTACTACGAACGGTTTACTAGAATCCACTCTTGTATTCTCGGACCAATGGTTTGGAATACCTCCAATATCTTGCCTGATGAACAGTTTCCTGGAATGATTCTGAATGCTTTGTTTGGCTATACCCAACATCTCTATTTTATACAAGCTCTCGGATATACTGTGTTTTTACTGACTGTTGGCGGTTTGTATTTCCACACCCTCAGGGGGACAGACAAGGGAAGTAACAAAAGTCGGCCAACAGTGACCAGTGACCAGTGA
- a CDS encoding ComEA family DNA-binding protein, producing the protein MRQYKYVCLAVAAAAIVTLSSCDGTPTQTTENSPAPATNTSSQKTEAVSHSGHGGKKQININNAILSELDKFEAQLGVPALSHKIQANRPYASPEDLVAKKVISQEQFNQIKDQVTVQEIVLTGEAKDVDYMTKLGLMKGHLLVAKELLDKNEPKQAEPHIGHPVEEIYVDVEDQLNERKVKEFKTSLVSLQDFVKAKPKDAKVKTDFASSMQSIDTAITALPAEQRTQPRFVLQVINGLLDASNSEYGAAVADGKISAAIEYQDSRGFVNYANELYKGISSQMAKEHPQEHKAIETNMTELVTVWPSAIPPTKLVKSPDDVTKLVKTIEQNSQKVIDSSSDRAQR; encoded by the coding sequence ATGAGACAATATAAATACGTATGTTTAGCTGTTGCCGCCGCCGCCATAGTCACATTAAGTTCTTGTGACGGCACACCAACACAAACCACAGAAAATTCACCTGCACCAGCAACTAACACGAGTTCCCAAAAGACAGAGGCAGTCAGTCACAGCGGACATGGTGGCAAAAAGCAAATCAACATCAACAATGCTATCCTCTCAGAATTGGATAAGTTTGAAGCACAGCTAGGCGTTCCCGCGCTATCACATAAAATTCAAGCAAATCGCCCCTACGCCAGCCCTGAAGACTTAGTCGCTAAAAAAGTTATCAGTCAAGAGCAATTCAACCAAATTAAAGACCAGGTGACTGTTCAGGAAATAGTACTTACGGGTGAGGCAAAAGATGTTGATTACATGACCAAGCTGGGATTGATGAAAGGGCATCTTTTGGTAGCAAAAGAACTGTTAGATAAAAATGAACCCAAACAGGCAGAACCTCATATCGGACATCCAGTTGAAGAGATTTATGTGGATGTAGAAGACCAATTAAACGAGCGCAAAGTTAAAGAATTTAAAACAAGTTTGGTCAGCCTGCAAGACTTTGTGAAAGCCAAACCAAAAGACGCCAAAGTTAAAACTGATTTTGCCTCTTCGATGCAGTCTATTGATACTGCGATCACAGCTTTACCCGCAGAACAACGCACGCAACCCCGCTTTGTTCTACAAGTCATTAATGGGTTGTTAGATGCATCCAATTCAGAATATGGTGCAGCAGTTGCAGATGGAAAAATTTCTGCAGCCATTGAGTATCAAGACTCCCGTGGCTTCGTTAACTACGCCAACGAACTGTACAAAGGGATTTCTAGCCAAATGGCAAAAGAGCATCCCCAAGAACACAAAGCAATTGAAACAAATATGACTGAACTAGTCACAGTTTGGCCCTCTGCCATTCCACCCACTAAACTTGTGAAATCGCCTGATGATGTCACCAAGCTAGTAAAAACCATTGAGCAAAATTCCCAAAAAGTGATTGATAGTTCTAGCGATCGAGCACAACGATAA
- a CDS encoding multicopper oxidase domain-containing protein: MPNNFVLDKEKIWSRRRLLQMGLAGAGITGAGLLWHSFNVQGKSTVKVPPLEIKATAEVANPMKMVREFDYGTLKQENGRTIREFRLTADTSVIRLNNAVSFNIWDLNGRIPGPTLRAKQGDRIRVLFYNQAGHSHSLHFHGTHPADMDGIRPVRHGSATIYEFDAEPYGVHLYHCHIEPVTRHIAKGLYGMFIIDPPTQRPPADEIVLVMAGYDVNDDNRNEYYAFNGLPHYYMDSPIPIYQNQLIRLYVLNIIEFDPAVTFHLHANFFDVYRSGMSLTPSEKTDVITMGIAERHILEFSFRYPGKYMFHPHQDWIAENGCMGSFEVIGKNT, encoded by the coding sequence ATGCCCAATAATTTTGTTTTAGACAAAGAAAAAATCTGGAGTCGCCGTCGATTGCTACAGATGGGATTGGCAGGTGCTGGTATAACTGGTGCAGGGTTGCTATGGCACAGCTTTAATGTACAAGGCAAGTCCACTGTTAAAGTACCTCCCTTGGAGATAAAAGCAACTGCTGAAGTTGCTAACCCTATGAAGATGGTACGGGAATTTGATTACGGCACTCTCAAGCAAGAAAATGGACGCACTATACGAGAATTTCGGTTAACTGCAGATACTTCTGTCATTCGCCTCAATAATGCTGTCTCTTTCAATATCTGGGATCTCAATGGTCGTATACCAGGACCGACTCTCAGAGCAAAACAAGGCGATCGCATCCGGGTTTTATTCTACAATCAAGCAGGGCATTCTCACTCTTTGCATTTTCACGGTACTCACCCTGCGGATATGGATGGTATTCGCCCAGTTCGTCATGGTTCAGCAACTATCTATGAATTCGATGCAGAACCCTATGGCGTTCACCTTTATCATTGCCATATTGAACCAGTCACCCGTCATATTGCCAAAGGGCTGTACGGGATGTTTATTATCGATCCACCCACACAGCGCCCCCCAGCCGATGAGATTGTACTAGTCATGGCTGGGTACGACGTGAATGATGACAACCGTAACGAGTATTACGCCTTCAACGGTTTGCCTCACTACTACATGGATTCGCCTATCCCTATCTACCAGAATCAGTTAATTCGGCTCTATGTTCTCAACATTATTGAATTCGATCCCGCAGTGACGTTCCATCTCCATGCCAACTTCTTTGATGTCTATCGATCTGGAATGAGCCTGACTCCTAGTGAGAAAACTGATGTTATTACGATGGGCATAGCAGAAAGGCATATCTTGGAATTCTCCTTTCGCTATCCGGGTAAGTATATGTTTCACCCCCATCAAGATTGGATTGCAGAAAACGGCTGTATGGGATCGTTTGAAGTCATAGGGAAGAATACATAG
- a CDS encoding SCO5389 family protein, which yields MSLNVSVHLVAQAEVGKVNEAEFVDTIRESLPYAWEIIEGLAERLARGEEWANHCVAPPTEKHRAQLLRMIGGDAIRGAVERYFGVKLAFQNCHNLAVFRPENLDSPAYLNFISIESQILNQTPELVDC from the coding sequence ATGTCACTGAACGTTAGCGTGCATCTCGTTGCTCAAGCCGAAGTAGGTAAAGTCAATGAAGCAGAATTTGTTGACACCATCAGGGAATCATTACCTTATGCTTGGGAAATTATAGAAGGTCTTGCAGAACGTCTAGCAAGAGGAGAAGAATGGGCTAACCATTGTGTTGCACCTCCCACTGAAAAGCATAGGGCGCAATTATTAAGAATGATCGGTGGAGATGCAATCCGTGGAGCAGTTGAGCGTTATTTTGGAGTAAAATTAGCATTTCAAAACTGCCATAACCTTGCTGTTTTCCGACCAGAAAATCTAGATTCTCCTGCTTACCTAAATTTTATTTCAATTGAAAGTCAAATTCTCAACCAAACACCGGAATTAGTAGACTGTTAA
- a CDS encoding DUF6932 family protein, which translates to MAMLDLQAAGCRVIYINGSFTTIKSNPVDFDACYDNETVDVVYLRVNAPRLFNYHDRAGQKARYTRKLLKNGIKKKQVQRVKCNNPSS; encoded by the coding sequence ATGGCAATGTTGGATTTACAAGCAGCAGGGTGTAGAGTAATTTATATAAATGGCAGCTTTACCACAATAAAATCAAACCCAGTTGACTTTGATGCTTGTTATGATAATGAAACAGTAGATGTTGTTTATCTCAGAGTTAACGCCCCTCGATTGTTTAACTATCATGACCGTGCTGGACAAAAAGCTCGATATACAAGAAAGTTATTGAAAAATGGGATAAAGAAAAAGCAAGTGCAACGAGTAAAGTGTAATAACCCAAGTAGCTAG
- a CDS encoding DUF1636 domain-containing protein, which yields MKVQHMMFVCTTCVSVWQGGKRVGVSGGEKFLQRLQELYSDWELQSEFEIQPVECMSACNRSCVICFAASSKYTYLFGDLSPDLPLSAILSVLECASKYYTHPQGLLPWAERPEPLKKAILAKIPPIAMITIIILQVVAFTSAPSILL from the coding sequence ATGAAAGTGCAACATATGATGTTTGTTTGTACCACTTGCGTTAGTGTATGGCAAGGTGGAAAGCGAGTTGGCGTAAGTGGTGGTGAAAAATTCTTACAGCGATTGCAGGAATTGTACTCTGATTGGGAATTACAGTCAGAGTTTGAAATTCAGCCTGTAGAATGTATGAGTGCTTGCAATCGCTCTTGTGTTATTTGTTTTGCAGCAAGTAGTAAATACACTTATCTTTTTGGTGATTTATCACCAGATTTGCCTCTTTCAGCAATACTGAGTGTGTTGGAGTGTGCCAGTAAGTATTACACTCATCCGCAGGGGTTGTTGCCTTGGGCAGAAAGACCGGAACCTCTCAAAAAAGCGATCTTGGCAAAAATTCCTCCGATTGCTATGATAACAATTATTATTTTACAAGTGGTCGCTTTCACATCGGCACCCTCAATTCTTCTATAG